From the genome of Nitrososphaerales archaeon, one region includes:
- a CDS encoding amino acid carrier protein translates to MGLIEDILYWNSVVNDIVWGLPIIIMLVGTGIVVAISTGFIQIRKFDIALKTMKWKGEAAGEVSPYKLWCAVMGATVGVGNIAGVSTAIALGGPGALFWMWVCGILGMGLKGAEVTLSLWSRRTMPDGRLRGGTMYYIERIPTIGPPLAILFSLFGFLCAFGIGNMVQANSVGHGAEFIANTFGVTDPTAIFYVRLFTGIIMVLFTALVIIGGLKRIADAAFYLIPLMVGWYLIFGLIGWILSGGFLKAIQLIFTHAFTPIAAVGGFGGATVFAAIRYGFARGLFSNEAGLGSAPLAYAFAKSDHPGRQGFYGIFEVFMDTLVVCTITGIMVVATGAYETGKTGAYLAMVAFSKVYGPWAGVVVGFALALFAYTTLLTWSFYGETTFIYFISEKVKILKAKVASWIYRILWLPPIIAASVAAPYLVAIWDLADTLNGLMAIPNLVAVVYFLPLALRLMKDFYSRHLVLGTPMADGGSPNHIGWRGFHSTIALVRALKDLIAPRPDLIERVKKDLQ, encoded by the coding sequence TTGGGCCTGATCGAGGATATCCTTTATTGGAATAGCGTCGTGAACGATATCGTCTGGGGCCTACCGATCATCATAATGCTCGTCGGGACTGGCATCGTTGTAGCCATATCTACGGGGTTTATACAGATCAGAAAGTTCGATATTGCGTTAAAGACGATGAAGTGGAAGGGTGAAGCTGCCGGAGAGGTAAGCCCCTACAAATTGTGGTGTGCCGTGATGGGTGCAACGGTTGGGGTTGGCAATATCGCCGGAGTCTCTACAGCGATCGCTTTGGGCGGGCCTGGTGCGCTCTTCTGGATGTGGGTATGTGGAATATTGGGCATGGGGCTGAAGGGTGCCGAAGTCACACTGAGTTTATGGTCTAGGAGGACGATGCCCGACGGTAGGCTCAGAGGTGGAACGATGTATTATATCGAACGAATACCCACCATAGGGCCACCACTCGCTATACTATTCTCATTATTCGGTTTCTTATGCGCCTTCGGTATAGGTAACATGGTTCAGGCCAACTCCGTTGGCCACGGTGCTGAGTTTATAGCAAATACTTTCGGGGTAACCGATCCGACTGCTATATTTTACGTTAGGCTCTTTACGGGTATAATCATGGTCCTCTTCACCGCTCTTGTGATCATAGGCGGCCTTAAGAGGATCGCAGATGCAGCCTTCTACCTAATACCGCTCATGGTCGGTTGGTACCTGATCTTCGGCTTAATCGGTTGGATCCTATCTGGTGGCTTCTTGAAGGCGATACAGCTCATATTCACCCACGCCTTCACGCCTATAGCGGCTGTAGGTGGTTTTGGGGGTGCGACGGTCTTCGCAGCCATTAGGTATGGTTTCGCTAGAGGTTTATTCTCAAATGAAGCAGGTCTGGGAAGTGCTCCACTCGCCTATGCCTTTGCAAAGTCGGACCATCCTGGAAGGCAAGGTTTCTATGGAATCTTCGAGGTATTCATGGATACACTTGTGGTATGTACGATAACTGGTATAATGGTCGTAGCGACCGGGGCTTATGAGACAGGGAAGACGGGCGCTTACCTGGCTATGGTGGCCTTCAGCAAGGTTTATGGACCTTGGGCAGGTGTCGTGGTCGGTTTCGCCCTTGCACTCTTCGCCTATACAACATTACTCACATGGAGCTTTTACGGTGAGACGACATTCATCTACTTCATCAGTGAAAAGGTCAAGATTCTAAAGGCGAAGGTAGCCTCATGGATTTATAGAATCCTCTGGCTCCCACCGATAATAGCTGCATCCGTAGCTGCACCCTACCTTGTAGCGATATGGGACTTGGCCGATACTCTCAATGGATTGATGGCCATCCCCAACCTCGTGGCTGTCGTATACTTCTTACCTTTGGCTCTGAGGCTCATGAAGGACTTTTACTCACGCCACTTGGTGCTAGGTACTCCGATGGCCGATGGAGGCTCACCAAACCATATCGGTTGGAGAGGGTTCCATTCTACAATAGCGTTAGTAAGGGCGTTGAAGGATCTTATAGCCCCAAGACCCGATCTTATAGAGAGAGTGAAGAAGGATTTACAATAA